A stretch of the Aphis gossypii isolate Hap1 chromosome 2, ASM2018417v2, whole genome shotgun sequence genome encodes the following:
- the LOC114120460 gene encoding uncharacterized protein LOC114120460 isoform X8: MAEKKGDELKNTEKEQHKLFPTKLAQDGSLIVNLLQSRTIDREPRVVVEKPKADNAELEKNENIFKNNNNIQYKFKLNPLAKEFSMTMPKSDSNENLVMELNSTRDNISKPITVNNAASNKSDHKRNECVENKLCIPKNTFKLNPLAKEFIMPMPKSDSNENHITELNNTRENISKPTTVNNAAPNKSDHKRDECVENKVCIPTNTFKLNPLAKEFIMPMPKSDSNENHITELNAIRENISKPITVNNAASNKSDHKRNECVENKLCIPKNTFKLNPLAKEFIMPMPKSDSNENHITELNNTRENISKPTTVNNAAPNKSDRKRDECVENKVCIPNNTYKLNLLEKEFIMPMPKCNSNENHITELNATRENISKPSSVNNVALNRSDHKRDECVENKVCIPNNTYKLNLLEKEFIMPMPKCEPNENLVMELNSSCDNISKQVKDNDVVQNGSNRQRDESVETLSCIPPHKFTLNTMAKKRSISIHKSDSNKDLVMDLSSISNKVPTQLKQNEENFGQHSFNHIMDVPPEISSSRRKSKNWIVRFFTYCLKKLSFKTRR; this comes from the exons ATGGCAGAAAAAAAGGGAgatgaattgaaaaatacgGAGAAAGAACAACATAAGCTTTTTCCGACAAAGCTGGCACAAGACGGAAGCTTAATTGTTAACTTATTGcag tcAAGAACTATTGATAGAGAGCCAAGAGTGGTAGTTGAAAAACCAAAAGCTGATAACGCGGAATTAGAAAAGAACgaaaacatatttaagaacaataataatattcaatacaaatttaaattgaatccGCTTGCAAAGGAGTTCTCAATGACAATGCCGAAAAGCGATTCGAATGAAAATCTTGTGATGGAATTAAATTCAACTCGtgataaca TCTCAAAACCAATTACGGTTAATAATGCAGCATCAAATAAGAGTGATCATAAAAGGAATGAATGTGTTGAGAACAAACTTTGTATTccaaaaaatacattcaagtTGAATCCGCTTGCAAAAGAGTTCATTATGCCAATGCCGAAAAGCGATTCGAATGAAAATCATATCACGGAATTAAACAATACTCGCGAAAaca TCTCAAAACCAACTACGGTTAATAATGCAGCACCAAATAAGAGTGATCATAAAAGGGATGAATGTGTTGAGAACAAAGTGTGTATTCCAACTAATACATTCAAGTTGAATCCGCTTGCAAAAGAGTTCATTATGCCAATGCCGAAAAGCGATTCGAATGAAAATCATATCACGGAATTAAACGCTATTCGtgaaaaca TCTCAAAACCAATTACGGTTAATAATGCAGCATCAAATAAGAGTGATCATAAAAGGAATGAATGTGTTGAGAACAAACTTTGTATTccaaaaaatacattcaagtTGAATCCGCTTGCAAAAGAGTTCATTATGCCAATGCCGAAAAGCGATTCGAATGAAAATCATATCACGGAATTAAACAATACTCGCGAAAaca TCTCAAAACCAACTACGGTTAATAATGCAGCACCAAATAAGAGTGATCGTAAAAGGGATGAATGTGTTGAGAACAAAGTTTGTATTCCAAACAATACATACAAGTTGAATCTGCTTGAAAAAGAGTTCATTATGCCAATGCCGAAATGCAATTCGAATGAAAATCATATCACGGAATTAAACGCTACTCGtgaaaaca TCTCAAAACCAAGTTCGGTTAATAATGTAGCACTAAACAGGAGCGATCATAAAAGGGATGAATGTGTTGAGAACAAAGTTTGTATTCCAAACAATACATACAAGTTGAATCTGCTTGAAAAAGAGTTCATTATGCCAATGCCGAAATGCGAACCGAATGAAAATCTTGTCATGGAATTAAATTCCTCTTGTGATAACA TCTCAAAACAAGTAAAGGATAATGATGTAGTACAGAACGGCAGTAATCGCCAAAGGGATGAAAGTGTAGAGACCCTGAGCTGTATTCCACCTCACAAGTTCACATTAAATACTATGGCGAAGAAAAGATCGATTTCGATACATAAAAGCGATTCGAATAAAGATCTTGTAATGGACTTAAGCTCTATTTCtaataaag ttccGACACAATTGAAACAGAATGAAGAGAATTTTGGACAACATTCTTTTAATCACATAATGGATGTTCCACCAGAAATAAGTTCTTCACGgcgtaaatcaaaaaattggaTAGTTCGCTTTTTTacctattgtttaaaaaaattatcttttaaaaccCGCCGTTAG
- the LOC114120460 gene encoding uncharacterized protein LOC114120460 isoform X2 produces MAEKKGDELKNTEKEQHKLFPTKLAQDGSLIVNLLQSRTIDREPRVVVEKPKADNAELEKNENIFKNNNNIQYKFKLNPLAKEFSMTMPKSDSNENLVMELNSTRDNISKPITVNNAASNKSDHKRNECVENKLCIPKNTFKLNPLAKEFIMPMPKSDSNENHITELNNTRENISKPTTVNNAAPNKSDHKRDECVENKVCIPTNTFKLNPLAKEFIMPMPKSDSNENHITELNAIRENISKPITVNNAASNKSDHKRNECVENKLCIPKNTFKLNPLAKEFIMPMPKSDSNENHITELNNTRENISKPTTVNNAAPNKSDHKRDECVENKVCIPTNTFKLNPLAKEFIMPMPKSDSNENHITELNAIRENISKPTTVNNAAPNKSDRKRDECVENKVCIPNNTYKLNLLEKEFIMPMPKCNSNENHITELNATRENISKPSSVNNVALNRSDHKRDECVENKVCIPNNTYKLNLLEKEFIMPMPKCEPNENLVMELNSSCDNISKQVKDNDVVQNGSNRQRDESVETLSCIPPHKFTLNTMAKKRSISIHKSDSNKDLVMDLSSISNKVPTQLKQNEENFGQHSFNHIMDVPPEISSSRRKSKNWIVRFFTYCLKKLSFKTRR; encoded by the exons ATGGCAGAAAAAAAGGGAgatgaattgaaaaatacgGAGAAAGAACAACATAAGCTTTTTCCGACAAAGCTGGCACAAGACGGAAGCTTAATTGTTAACTTATTGcag tcAAGAACTATTGATAGAGAGCCAAGAGTGGTAGTTGAAAAACCAAAAGCTGATAACGCGGAATTAGAAAAGAACgaaaacatatttaagaacaataataatattcaatacaaatttaaattgaatccGCTTGCAAAGGAGTTCTCAATGACAATGCCGAAAAGCGATTCGAATGAAAATCTTGTGATGGAATTAAATTCAACTCGtgataaca TCTCAAAACCAATTACGGTTAATAATGCAGCATCAAATAAGAGTGATCATAAAAGGAATGAATGTGTTGAGAACAAACTTTGTATTccaaaaaatacattcaagtTGAATCCGCTTGCAAAAGAGTTCATTATGCCAATGCCGAAAAGCGATTCGAATGAAAATCATATCACGGAATTAAACAATACTCGCGAAAaca TCTCAAAACCAACTACGGTTAATAATGCAGCACCAAATAAGAGTGATCATAAAAGGGATGAATGTGTTGAGAACAAAGTGTGTATTCCAACTAATACATTCAAGTTGAATCCGCTTGCAAAAGAGTTCATTATGCCAATGCCGAAAAGCGATTCGAATGAAAATCATATCACGGAATTAAACGCTATTCGtgaaaaca TCTCAAAACCAATTACGGTTAATAATGCAGCATCAAATAAGAGTGATCATAAAAGGAATGAATGTGTTGAGAACAAACTTTGTATTccaaaaaatacattcaagtTGAATCCGCTTGCAAAAGAGTTCATTATGCCAATGCCGAAAAGCGATTCGAATGAAAATCATATCACGGAATTAAACAATACTCGCGAAAaca TCTCAAAACCAACTACGGTTAATAATGCAGCACCAAATAAGAGTGATCATAAAAGGGATGAATGTGTTGAGAACAAAGTGTGTATTCCAACTAATACATTCAAGTTGAATCCGCTTGCAAAAGAGTTCATTATGCCAATGCCGAAAAGCGATTCGAATGAAAATCATATCACGGAATTAAACGCTATTCGtgaaaaca TCTCAAAACCAACTACGGTTAATAATGCAGCACCAAATAAGAGTGATCGTAAAAGGGATGAATGTGTTGAGAACAAAGTTTGTATTCCAAACAATACATACAAGTTGAATCTGCTTGAAAAAGAGTTCATTATGCCAATGCCGAAATGCAATTCGAATGAAAATCATATCACGGAATTAAACGCTACTCGtgaaaaca TCTCAAAACCAAGTTCGGTTAATAATGTAGCACTAAACAGGAGCGATCATAAAAGGGATGAATGTGTTGAGAACAAAGTTTGTATTCCAAACAATACATACAAGTTGAATCTGCTTGAAAAAGAGTTCATTATGCCAATGCCGAAATGCGAACCGAATGAAAATCTTGTCATGGAATTAAATTCCTCTTGTGATAACA TCTCAAAACAAGTAAAGGATAATGATGTAGTACAGAACGGCAGTAATCGCCAAAGGGATGAAAGTGTAGAGACCCTGAGCTGTATTCCACCTCACAAGTTCACATTAAATACTATGGCGAAGAAAAGATCGATTTCGATACATAAAAGCGATTCGAATAAAGATCTTGTAATGGACTTAAGCTCTATTTCtaataaag ttccGACACAATTGAAACAGAATGAAGAGAATTTTGGACAACATTCTTTTAATCACATAATGGATGTTCCACCAGAAATAAGTTCTTCACGgcgtaaatcaaaaaattggaTAGTTCGCTTTTTTacctattgtttaaaaaaattatcttttaaaaccCGCCGTTAG
- the LOC114120460 gene encoding putative histone-lysine N-methyltransferase 1 isoform X1 — MAEKKGDELKNTEKEQHKLFPTKLAQDGSLIVNLLQSRTIDREPRVVVEKPKADNAELEKNENIFKNNNNIQYKFKLNPLAKEFSMTMPKSDSNENLVMELNSTRDNISKPITVNNAASNKSDHKRNECVENKLCIPKNTFKLNPLAKEFIMPMPKSDSNENHITELNNTRENISKPTTVNNAAPNKSDHKRDECVENKVCIPTNTFKLNPLAKEFIMPMPKSDSNENHITELNAIRENISKPITVNNAASNKSDHKRNECVENKLCIPKNTFKLNPLAKEFIMPMPKSDSNENHITELNNTRENISKPTTVNNAAPNKSDHKRDECVENKVCIPTNTFKLNPLAKEFIMPMPKSDSNENHITELNAIRENISKPITVNNAASNKSDHKRNECVENKLCIPKNTFKLNPLAKEFIMPMQKCNSNENHITELNAIRENISKPTTVNNAAPNKSDRKRDECVENKVCIPNNTYKLNLLEKEFIMPMPKCNSNENHITELNATRENISKPSSVNNVALNRSDHKRDECVENKVCIPNNTYKLNLLEKEFIMPMPKCEPNENLVMELNSSCDNISKQVKDNDVVQNGSNRQRDESVETLSCIPPHKFTLNTMAKKRSISIHKSDSNKDLVMDLSSISNKVPTQLKQNEENFGQHSFNHIMDVPPEISSSRRKSKNWIVRFFTYCLKKLSFKTRR, encoded by the exons ATGGCAGAAAAAAAGGGAgatgaattgaaaaatacgGAGAAAGAACAACATAAGCTTTTTCCGACAAAGCTGGCACAAGACGGAAGCTTAATTGTTAACTTATTGcag tcAAGAACTATTGATAGAGAGCCAAGAGTGGTAGTTGAAAAACCAAAAGCTGATAACGCGGAATTAGAAAAGAACgaaaacatatttaagaacaataataatattcaatacaaatttaaattgaatccGCTTGCAAAGGAGTTCTCAATGACAATGCCGAAAAGCGATTCGAATGAAAATCTTGTGATGGAATTAAATTCAACTCGtgataaca TCTCAAAACCAATTACGGTTAATAATGCAGCATCAAATAAGAGTGATCATAAAAGGAATGAATGTGTTGAGAACAAACTTTGTATTccaaaaaatacattcaagtTGAATCCGCTTGCAAAAGAGTTCATTATGCCAATGCCGAAAAGCGATTCGAATGAAAATCATATCACGGAATTAAACAATACTCGCGAAAaca TCTCAAAACCAACTACGGTTAATAATGCAGCACCAAATAAGAGTGATCATAAAAGGGATGAATGTGTTGAGAACAAAGTGTGTATTCCAACTAATACATTCAAGTTGAATCCGCTTGCAAAAGAGTTCATTATGCCAATGCCGAAAAGCGATTCGAATGAAAATCATATCACGGAATTAAACGCTATTCGtgaaaaca TCTCAAAACCAATTACGGTTAATAATGCAGCATCAAATAAGAGTGATCATAAAAGGAATGAATGTGTTGAGAACAAACTTTGTATTccaaaaaatacattcaagtTGAATCCGCTTGCAAAAGAGTTCATTATGCCAATGCCGAAAAGCGATTCGAATGAAAATCATATCACGGAATTAAACAATACTCGCGAAAaca TCTCAAAACCAACTACGGTTAATAATGCAGCACCAAATAAGAGTGATCATAAAAGGGATGAATGTGTTGAGAACAAAGTGTGTATTCCAACTAATACATTCAAGTTGAATCCGCTTGCAAAAGAGTTCATTATGCCAATGCCGAAAAGCGATTCGAATGAAAATCATATCACGGAATTAAACGCTATTCGtgaaaaca TCTCAAAACCAATTACGGTTAATAATGCAGCATCAAATAAGAGTGATCATAAAAGGAATGAATGTGTTGAGAACAAACTTTGTATTccaaaaaatacattcaagtTGAATCCGCTTGCAAAAGAGTTCATTATGCCAATGCAGAAATGCAATTCGAATGAAAATCATATCACGGAATTAAACGCTATTCGtgaaaaca TCTCAAAACCAACTACGGTTAATAATGCAGCACCAAATAAGAGTGATCGTAAAAGGGATGAATGTGTTGAGAACAAAGTTTGTATTCCAAACAATACATACAAGTTGAATCTGCTTGAAAAAGAGTTCATTATGCCAATGCCGAAATGCAATTCGAATGAAAATCATATCACGGAATTAAACGCTACTCGtgaaaaca TCTCAAAACCAAGTTCGGTTAATAATGTAGCACTAAACAGGAGCGATCATAAAAGGGATGAATGTGTTGAGAACAAAGTTTGTATTCCAAACAATACATACAAGTTGAATCTGCTTGAAAAAGAGTTCATTATGCCAATGCCGAAATGCGAACCGAATGAAAATCTTGTCATGGAATTAAATTCCTCTTGTGATAACA TCTCAAAACAAGTAAAGGATAATGATGTAGTACAGAACGGCAGTAATCGCCAAAGGGATGAAAGTGTAGAGACCCTGAGCTGTATTCCACCTCACAAGTTCACATTAAATACTATGGCGAAGAAAAGATCGATTTCGATACATAAAAGCGATTCGAATAAAGATCTTGTAATGGACTTAAGCTCTATTTCtaataaag ttccGACACAATTGAAACAGAATGAAGAGAATTTTGGACAACATTCTTTTAATCACATAATGGATGTTCCACCAGAAATAAGTTCTTCACGgcgtaaatcaaaaaattggaTAGTTCGCTTTTTTacctattgtttaaaaaaattatcttttaaaaccCGCCGTTAG
- the LOC114120460 gene encoding uncharacterized protein LOC114120460 isoform X6 translates to MAEKKGDELKNTEKEQHKLFPTKLAQDGSLIVNLLQSRTIDREPRVVVEKPKADNAELEKNENIFKNNNNIQYKFKLNPLAKEFSMTMPKSDSNENLVMELNSTRDNISKPITVNNAASNKSDHKRNECVENKLCIPKNTFKLNPLAKEFIMPMPKSDSNENHITELNNTRENISKPTTVNNAAPNKSDHKRDECVENKVCIPTNTFKLNPLAKEFIMPMPKSDSNENHITELNAIRENISKPITVNNAASNKSDHKRNECVENKLCIPKNTFKLNPLAKEFIMPMQKCNSNENHITELNAIRENISKPTTVNNAAPNKSDRKRDECVENKVCIPNNTYKLNLLEKEFIMPMPKCNSNENHITELNATRENISKPSSVNNVALNRSDHKRDECVENKVCIPNNTYKLNLLEKEFIMPMPKCEPNENLVMELNSSCDNISKQVKDNDVVQNGSNRQRDESVETLSCIPPHKFTLNTMAKKRSISIHKSDSNKDLVMDLSSISNKVPTQLKQNEENFGQHSFNHIMDVPPEISSSRRKSKNWIVRFFTYCLKKLSFKTRR, encoded by the exons ATGGCAGAAAAAAAGGGAgatgaattgaaaaatacgGAGAAAGAACAACATAAGCTTTTTCCGACAAAGCTGGCACAAGACGGAAGCTTAATTGTTAACTTATTGcag tcAAGAACTATTGATAGAGAGCCAAGAGTGGTAGTTGAAAAACCAAAAGCTGATAACGCGGAATTAGAAAAGAACgaaaacatatttaagaacaataataatattcaatacaaatttaaattgaatccGCTTGCAAAGGAGTTCTCAATGACAATGCCGAAAAGCGATTCGAATGAAAATCTTGTGATGGAATTAAATTCAACTCGtgataaca TCTCAAAACCAATTACGGTTAATAATGCAGCATCAAATAAGAGTGATCATAAAAGGAATGAATGTGTTGAGAACAAACTTTGTATTccaaaaaatacattcaagtTGAATCCGCTTGCAAAAGAGTTCATTATGCCAATGCCGAAAAGCGATTCGAATGAAAATCATATCACGGAATTAAACAATACTCGCGAAAaca TCTCAAAACCAACTACGGTTAATAATGCAGCACCAAATAAGAGTGATCATAAAAGGGATGAATGTGTTGAGAACAAAGTGTGTATTCCAACTAATACATTCAAGTTGAATCCGCTTGCAAAAGAGTTCATTATGCCAATGCCGAAAAGCGATTCGAATGAAAATCATATCACGGAATTAAACGCTATTCGtgaaaaca TCTCAAAACCAATTACGGTTAATAATGCAGCATCAAATAAGAGTGATCATAAAAGGAATGAATGTGTTGAGAACAAACTTTGTATTccaaaaaatacattcaagtTGAATCCGCTTGCAAAAGAGTTCATTATGCCAATGCAGAAATGCAATTCGAATGAAAATCATATCACGGAATTAAACGCTATTCGtgaaaaca TCTCAAAACCAACTACGGTTAATAATGCAGCACCAAATAAGAGTGATCGTAAAAGGGATGAATGTGTTGAGAACAAAGTTTGTATTCCAAACAATACATACAAGTTGAATCTGCTTGAAAAAGAGTTCATTATGCCAATGCCGAAATGCAATTCGAATGAAAATCATATCACGGAATTAAACGCTACTCGtgaaaaca TCTCAAAACCAAGTTCGGTTAATAATGTAGCACTAAACAGGAGCGATCATAAAAGGGATGAATGTGTTGAGAACAAAGTTTGTATTCCAAACAATACATACAAGTTGAATCTGCTTGAAAAAGAGTTCATTATGCCAATGCCGAAATGCGAACCGAATGAAAATCTTGTCATGGAATTAAATTCCTCTTGTGATAACA TCTCAAAACAAGTAAAGGATAATGATGTAGTACAGAACGGCAGTAATCGCCAAAGGGATGAAAGTGTAGAGACCCTGAGCTGTATTCCACCTCACAAGTTCACATTAAATACTATGGCGAAGAAAAGATCGATTTCGATACATAAAAGCGATTCGAATAAAGATCTTGTAATGGACTTAAGCTCTATTTCtaataaag ttccGACACAATTGAAACAGAATGAAGAGAATTTTGGACAACATTCTTTTAATCACATAATGGATGTTCCACCAGAAATAAGTTCTTCACGgcgtaaatcaaaaaattggaTAGTTCGCTTTTTTacctattgtttaaaaaaattatcttttaaaaccCGCCGTTAG
- the LOC114120460 gene encoding uncharacterized protein LOC114120460 isoform X5: MAEKKGDELKNTEKEQHKLFPTKLAQDGSLIVNLLQSRTIDREPRVVVEKPKADNAELEKNENIFKNNNNIQYKFKLNPLAKEFSMTMPKSDSNENLVMELNSTRDNISKPITVNNAASNKSDHKRNECVENKLCIPKNTFKLNPLAKEFIMPMPKSDSNENHITELNNTRENISKPTTVNNAAPNKSDHKRDECVENKVCIPTNTFKLNPLAKEFIMPMPKSDSNENHITELNAIRENISKPITVNNAASNKSDHKRNECVENKLCIPKNTFKLNPLAKEFIMPMPKSDSNENHITELNNTRENISKPITVNNAASNKSDHKRNECVENKLCIPKNTFKLNPLAKEFIMPMQKCNSNENHITELNAIRENISKPTTVNNAAPNKSDRKRDECVENKVCIPNNTYKLNLLEKEFIMPMPKCNSNENHITELNATRENISKPSSVNNVALNRSDHKRDECVENKVCIPNNTYKLNLLEKEFIMPMPKCEPNENLVMELNSSCDNISKQVKDNDVVQNGSNRQRDESVETLSCIPPHKFTLNTMAKKRSISIHKSDSNKDLVMDLSSISNKVPTQLKQNEENFGQHSFNHIMDVPPEISSSRRKSKNWIVRFFTYCLKKLSFKTRR, translated from the exons ATGGCAGAAAAAAAGGGAgatgaattgaaaaatacgGAGAAAGAACAACATAAGCTTTTTCCGACAAAGCTGGCACAAGACGGAAGCTTAATTGTTAACTTATTGcag tcAAGAACTATTGATAGAGAGCCAAGAGTGGTAGTTGAAAAACCAAAAGCTGATAACGCGGAATTAGAAAAGAACgaaaacatatttaagaacaataataatattcaatacaaatttaaattgaatccGCTTGCAAAGGAGTTCTCAATGACAATGCCGAAAAGCGATTCGAATGAAAATCTTGTGATGGAATTAAATTCAACTCGtgataaca TCTCAAAACCAATTACGGTTAATAATGCAGCATCAAATAAGAGTGATCATAAAAGGAATGAATGTGTTGAGAACAAACTTTGTATTccaaaaaatacattcaagtTGAATCCGCTTGCAAAAGAGTTCATTATGCCAATGCCGAAAAGCGATTCGAATGAAAATCATATCACGGAATTAAACAATACTCGCGAAAaca TCTCAAAACCAACTACGGTTAATAATGCAGCACCAAATAAGAGTGATCATAAAAGGGATGAATGTGTTGAGAACAAAGTGTGTATTCCAACTAATACATTCAAGTTGAATCCGCTTGCAAAAGAGTTCATTATGCCAATGCCGAAAAGCGATTCGAATGAAAATCATATCACGGAATTAAACGCTATTCGtgaaaaca TCTCAAAACCAATTACGGTTAATAATGCAGCATCAAATAAGAGTGATCATAAAAGGAATGAATGTGTTGAGAACAAACTTTGTATTccaaaaaatacattcaagtTGAATCCGCTTGCAAAAGAGTTCATTATGCCAATGCCGAAAAGCGATTCGAATGAAAATCATATCACGGAATTAAACAATACTCGCGAAAaca TCTCAAAACCAATTACGGTTAATAATGCAGCATCAAATAAGAGTGATCATAAAAGGAATGAATGTGTTGAGAACAAACTTTGTATTccaaaaaatacattcaagtTGAATCCGCTTGCAAAAGAGTTCATTATGCCAATGCAGAAATGCAATTCGAATGAAAATCATATCACGGAATTAAACGCTATTCGtgaaaaca TCTCAAAACCAACTACGGTTAATAATGCAGCACCAAATAAGAGTGATCGTAAAAGGGATGAATGTGTTGAGAACAAAGTTTGTATTCCAAACAATACATACAAGTTGAATCTGCTTGAAAAAGAGTTCATTATGCCAATGCCGAAATGCAATTCGAATGAAAATCATATCACGGAATTAAACGCTACTCGtgaaaaca TCTCAAAACCAAGTTCGGTTAATAATGTAGCACTAAACAGGAGCGATCATAAAAGGGATGAATGTGTTGAGAACAAAGTTTGTATTCCAAACAATACATACAAGTTGAATCTGCTTGAAAAAGAGTTCATTATGCCAATGCCGAAATGCGAACCGAATGAAAATCTTGTCATGGAATTAAATTCCTCTTGTGATAACA TCTCAAAACAAGTAAAGGATAATGATGTAGTACAGAACGGCAGTAATCGCCAAAGGGATGAAAGTGTAGAGACCCTGAGCTGTATTCCACCTCACAAGTTCACATTAAATACTATGGCGAAGAAAAGATCGATTTCGATACATAAAAGCGATTCGAATAAAGATCTTGTAATGGACTTAAGCTCTATTTCtaataaag ttccGACACAATTGAAACAGAATGAAGAGAATTTTGGACAACATTCTTTTAATCACATAATGGATGTTCCACCAGAAATAAGTTCTTCACGgcgtaaatcaaaaaattggaTAGTTCGCTTTTTTacctattgtttaaaaaaattatcttttaaaaccCGCCGTTAG